In Strongyloides ratti genome assembly S_ratti_ED321, scaffold srae_chrx_scaffold0000002, a single window of DNA contains:
- a CDS encoding Cdc42l protein: protein MQTIKCVVVGDGAVGKTCLLISYTTNKFPSEYVPTVFDNYAVTVMIGGEPYTLGLFDTAGQEDYDRLRPLSYPQTDVFLVCFSVIAPASFENVKEKWVPEIAHHCAKTPFLLVGTQIDLREDPTCVEKLAKNRQKPVTFEMGEKLAKELKAVKYVECSALTQKGLKNVFDEAIMAALEPPVQPKKKKCSIL from the exons atgCAAACCATCAAGTGCGTTGTTGTTGGTGATGGAGCCGTTGGTAAGACATGCTTACTAATTTCATATACTACAAATAAATTTCCTTCTGAATATGTACCAACtgtttttgataattatgcTGTAACAGTCATGATTGGTGGTGAACCATATACTTTAGGATTATTTGATACTGCTGGACAGGAAGATTATGATAGACTTCGTCCACTTTCCTATCCACAAACTGATGTTTTCCTTGTTTGTTTTTCTGTTATAGCACCAGCATCTTTTGAAAATGTTAAAGAAAAG tggGTTCCAGAAATTGCTCATCATTGTGCTAAAACACCATTTTTACTTGTTGGTACACAAATTGATCTTAGAGAAGATCCTACATGTGTTGAAAAATTGGCAAAGAATAGACAAAAACCTGTAACATTTGAAATGGGTGAAAAATTAGCCAAAGAATTAAAGGCTGTTAAATATGTTGAATGTTCTGCTTTAACTCAG AAAGGGTTAAAGAATGTATTTGATGAAGCAATTATGGCAGCATTGGAACCACCCGTTCAGccaaagaaaaagaaatgtaGTATTCTCTAA
- a CDS encoding Hormone-sensitive lipase, whose product MNLLNNSNNVIENTNNSQNNVMNDNNINNLEEDIIEDGKIEVSSPISKKIEPRLTVNRETVFKLIQQLCSQSIEQFSSTSNFAYELLIKMNILAPKFDFDDNTPGNGFRSMICVCDTVILHIISLLRSCCLMKNNLMFRISFFCKEIENYMAVLRFWILSSQQLIGSISYEESDSLFPPIDIDDYSQYFSVLKTLETLDSTCFYSRPLGFQFCPSVSKMFKIIGILLATYSLTWEKGNGAFGSLIKSAKFLLSPEERASRIIKITREADVEFCKGFWNLPELGALPAIPKWFGITLAICELREITSNGPLPLETNDGGRVLIPEPTAHTGFRPVKYRILSAVHRYHLSPVSQSSKLPLSPYIIVHCHGGGYVATSSKSHEGYLRAWAKQSNCPIVSIDYSLAPENPYPRPTEEVLYTYAYMLNFPEKFGWTGEKICLVGDSAGGNLIASLSLRMINLNVKRLPTSIVPIYTPFLFQYLPSPSRILSFMDPILHMGILLRCLTAYTLGDVEINKIPLTTNYSESENTEKKDEPSQKNGHRSLLEYVNELKNSQIGNIFKFDNLSDSIVAYYNCSNNRSDDCNLPDSTTTKEVQSNLDDKINIPSISTNNDSIIQNINDEEIEGTPFNRTQNVQIFRDPDNILLSSENYDATLIELFKNNNDFLNSKDKKATLQAQKKFLTKSATTNFISSFFSTSGTDNVTESQDKKSEESNYQTPSESPSDLQNVIPIKSQLETKQSITSISENNIAGLPNFNTLPKTPDNSENISQQKKKTLSQSLAQTASMAATYAIDNLTEWFETDKKPIGHIDKQKLSRAATMTPKMAAEHHKKETEHHKSTLDELLKLKIPRLPEISPMYATDDMLKKLPPIYLIGCHLDPLLDDTISFARKVKKAGGNIKTVKLLDNLSHGFLNFTMVSPECKKGSDICLDIMMESLDVPESFYKN is encoded by the exons AtgaatcttttaaataatagtaataatgttattgaaaatacaaataatagtcaaaataatgttatgaatgataataacattaataatttagaaGAAGATATAATTGAGGATGGTAAGATAGAGGTATCATCAcctatatctaaaaaaatagaacCACGATTAACTGTAAATAGAGAAACTGTATTTAAACTTATTCAACag ttatGTTCACAATCTATAGAACAATTTTCTTCAACCTCAAATT TTGCAtatgaattattaataaaaatgaatattttggcaccaaaatttgattttgatGATAATACTCCTGGAAATGGATTTCGATCAATGATTTGTGTTTGTGATACAGTTATACTTCATATTATATCTTTACTTAGATCTTGTTGtcttatgaaaaataatcttatgtttagaatttcatttttttgtaaagaaattgaaaattatatGGCTGTTTTAAGATTTTGGATTTTGTCTTCACAACAATTAATTGGAAGTATTTCATATGAAGAAAGTGATAGTTTATTTCCACCAATAGATATTGATGATTATAGTCAATATTTTAGtgttttaaaaactttagaAACATTAGATTCTACCTGTTTTTATTCACGACCTTTAGGATTTCAGTTTTGTCCATCTGTAAGTAAAATGTTCAAAATTATTGGAATATTACTTGCAACATATAGTTTAACATGGGAAAAAGGAAATGGTGCATTTGGGTCATTAATAAAATCtgctaaatttttattatctccAGAGGAACGAGCTAGtagaattataaaaattactagAGAAGCTGATGTTGAATTTTGTAAAGGTTTTTGGAATTTACCTGAACTTGGTGCATTACCAGCTATACCAAAATGGTTTGGTATAACGCTTGCTATATGTGAATTAAGAGAAATTACATCAAATGGTCCTTTACCTTTGGAGACAAATGATGGTGGACGTGTTTTAATACCTGAACCAACAGCTCACACAGGTTTTAGACCTGTTAAATATCGTATCTTATCAGCAGTTCATCGTTATCATCTTAGTCCTGTTTCACAAAGCTCAAAATTACCTTTATCACCATATATAATTGTTCATTGTCATGGTGGTGGTTATGTCGCAACATCATCAAAATCACATGAAGGATATCTTAGAGCATGGGCTAAACAATCAAATTGTCCTATTGTATCAATTGATTATTCATTAGCACCTGAAAATCCATATCCTCGTCCAACAGAAGAAGTTCTTTATACATATGCatatatgttaaattttcCTGAAAAATTTGGTTGGACAGGAGAAAAAATATGTCTTGTTGGTGATTCTGCTGGAGGAAATTTAATAGCATCACTTTCACTTCGTAtgattaatttaaatgttaaaagatTACCAACCAGTATTGTACCTATTTATACACCATTTCTATTTCAATATTTACCATCACCATCAAGAATATTAAGTTTTATGGATCCAATACTTCATATGGGAATTTTATTACGTTGTCTAACTGCATATACATTAGGAGAtgtagaaataaataaaattccATTAACAACAAATTATTCAGAATCTGAAAatacagaaaaaaaagatgaaccATCACAAAAAAATGGACATCGTTCATTACTTGAATATgttaatgaattaaaaaatagtcaaattggaaatatttttaaatttgataatttatctGATTCAATTGTAGCATATTATAATTGTTCAAATAATAGATCAGATGATTGTAATTTACCAGATTCAACAACTACAAAAGAAGTACAAAGTAATTtagatgataaaataaatattccatcaatttcaacaaataatgattcaataattcaaaatattaatgatgaaGAAATTGAAGGAACACCATTTAATAGAACGCAAAATGTACAAATTTTTAGAGATCCtgataatattcttttatcatCTGAAAATTATGATGCTACACTTATagaactttttaaaaataataatgatttcTTAAATAG taaagataaaaaagcAACATTACAAGCACAAAAAAAATTCCTAACAAAGTCTGCAActactaattttatttcctCATTTTTCTCAACATCTGGAACAGATAATGTGACTGAGTCGCAAGATAAAAAATCTGAAGAAAGTAATTACCAAACACCATCTGAAAGCCCAAGTGATTTACAAAATGTTATTCCTATTAAATCACAACTTGAAACAAAACAATCAATTACTTCAATatctgaaaataatattgctGGATTGCCAAATTTTAATACTCTACCTAAAACACCAGATAATTCAGAAAATATTTCtcaacaaaagaaaaaaacattaaGTCAGTCATTGGCACAAACAGCATCTATGGCTGCAACTTATGCTATTGATAATTTAACTGAATGGTTTGAAACAGATAAAAAACCTATTGGACATAttgataaacaaaaattaagtCGTGCAGCAACAATGACACCAAAAATGGCAGCAGAACAtcataaaaaagaaacaGAACATCATAAATCAACTCTtgatgaattattaaaattaaaaattccaCGTTTACCAGAGATATCTCCTATGTATGCAACTGATGATATGTTAAAGAAACTTCCaccaatttatttaattggtTGCCATTTAGATCCATTACTTGATGATACTATTTCATTTGCCagaaaagttaaaaaagCAGGTGGTAATATTAAAACTGTTAAATTACTTGATAATCTTTCACAtggatttttaaattttactatGGTATCACCAGAATGTAAAAAAGGCTCTGATATATGTTTGGATATAATGATGGAATCATTGGATGTACCTGAAagtttttacaaaaattaa
- a CDS encoding Cysteine-rich Golgi apparatus protein 1 repeat and Cysteine-rich Golgi apparatus protein 1 repeat,eukaryote-containing protein: MERIERIIFSDFRLLSPFMNACKTAITHYSCGSLKPPSDDKNIRVPHSQGSTLECLINKMTENKKDEPNSFEIDNECKTQILRIAELQSEDFHLDRPLYFACREDREQFCRNVEAGEGRVFECLVQHTHDSRMNPACSKLLVERAQLVGEDFKMAHPLVKNCEIELKNYNCVPNKQALLTSQNYHLTQVLLCLENGIHMKQADPNGPMKNLPDFTPECKHEMTTYRSIMTSEFHMSPELVMNCVDEINNFCSDSGDIEKDGKTLHCLMRIAESRDEKKQVSPKCMNALGLTVKVVDIGSNYKVDKILMESCQSLLSGPCSNEAQSDIATLQCLMKHIDSPEMSVDCSDRLIEVQYFMARDWSLDPELYASCHNEAVKRCSASENWHIGMGKTNGPDPGPHVLACLYRAGYDDKEPLSLKCAKQIRRVLQERAVRVNLLPDIEENCRGALSEYCSVNVAPKEEMMCLQSHFETDAFRKNYPECYDSVSQFTLLESKDTKINRLLTLACRPVIKKYCQEFIDEGIDHGDVQECLLVHKHTKEMTKQCRSYVNHFELITLRDYHFSYNFANACQNDINKHCSKDNNSKGAIIRCLSNIVFEHKVLGNKLDISRDCKNQLKVQYLQQEQVNFDDKEHMEDADPELMEKCSREIKKLECDKEEKFEDLVECLREGYDDLGNDCKSMLFGREKIEAVDNTFDDELQNKCKSDINKFCNSENKERILPCLSNNKILRLLQPQCQKVVRERLMEQSRDIRLNPALMEACQTDAQAYCPDHFKLINNPRYSQQELQLILVTCLRENYISKVVHLSQPCKNEVSNLILESEFDIALDPALYKACKKIINQHCAGSIIEKNGKFDTVLECLKADFYGGAIKDKECGAQIARRAEESIVDINLDPILHQACDTDIRRYCRDTPPGDSRIITCLLDTLEVPRIKLSTDCKLKLIERKKLWSVAHDDYKMSVPETWLDLLLVVDSINNHPQRNSIFSFFGIFILIILIIGCCCGRCTKRTHLEMKNR; the protein is encoded by the exons ATGGAACGCATAgaaagaataatattttcagaTTTTAGACTTTTATCACCATTTATGAATGCATGTAAAACTGCAATTACACATTATAGTTGTGGTTCATTAAAACCACCATctgatgataaaaatattcgtGTACCACATTCACAAGGTTCCACACTTGAATgtttaattaacaaaatgacagaaaataaaaaagatgaacCAAATTCATTTGAAATTGATAATGAATGTAAAACTCAAATTTTAAGAATAGCTGAATTACAATCTGAAGATTTTCATTTAGATAGACCATTATATTTTGCCTGTCGAGAAGATCGTGAACAATTTTGTCGTAATGTTGAAGCTGGAGAAGGAAGAGTTTTTGAATGTCTTGTTCAACATACTCATGATTCAAGAATGAATCCAGCATGTTCTAAACTATTAGTTGAAAGAGCACAACTTGTTGGTGAAGATTTCAAAATGGCTCATCCATTGGTTAAAAATTGTgaaattgaattaaaaaattataattgtgTACCAAACAAACAAGCATTACTTACATCACAAAATTATCATCTTACACAAGTTCTTTTGTGTTTAGAAAATGGTATTCATATGAAACAAGCTGATCCTAATGGACCAATGAAAAATTTACCTGATTTTACTCCAGAATGTAAACATGAAATGACAACATATAGAAGTATCATGACATCAGAATTCCATATGAGTCCAGAATTAGTCATGAATTGTGTTgatgaaattaataatttttgttctGATAGTGGAGATATTGAAAAAGATGGTAAAACATTACATTGTTTAATGCGTATAGCTGAGTCACgtgatgaaaaaaaacaagTCTCTCCAAAATGTATGAATGCATTAGGTTTAACAGTTAAAGTTGTTGATATTGGTTCAAATTATAAAGTTGATAAGATTTTAATGGAATCTTGTCAATCTTTACTTTCTGGACCTTGTTCTAATGAGGCACAATCAGATATAGCAACATTACAATGTCTTATGAAACATATTGATAGTCCAGAAATGTCAGTAGATTGTTCTGATAGACTTATTGAAGTTCAATATTTCATGGCACGTGATTGGTCTCTTGATCCAGAACTTTATGCTTCTTGTCATAATGAAGCTGTTAAAAGATGTTCTGCTTCAGAAAATTGGCATATAGGAATGGGTAAAACTAATGGACCTGATCCTGGTCCACATGTTCTAGCTTGTTTATATCGTGCAGGATATGATGATAAAGAACCATTGTCATTAAAATGTGCCAAACAAATAAGAAGAGTCTTACAAGAACGTGCAGTAAGAGTTAATTTACTTCCTGATATTGAAGAAAATTGTAGAGGTGCATTATCTGAATATTGTTCAGTAAATGTGGCACCAAAAGAAGAAATGATGTGCCTTCAATCACATTTTGAAACTGATgcatttagaaaaaattatccAGAATGTTATGATAGTGTATCACAATTTACATTATTAGAATCAAAAGATACAAAGATTAATAGATTACTTACTTTAGCATGTCGTccagtaattaaaaaatattgtcaaGAATTTATTGATGAAGGAATTGATCATGGTGATGTTCAAGAGTGTCTTCTAGTACATAAACATACTAAGGAAATGACAAAACAATGTCGTAGCTATGTTAATCACTTTGAATTAATTACATTAAGAGATTATCATTTCAGTTACAATTTTGCAAATGCCTGtcaaaatgatataaataaacattgtagtaaagataataattctAAAGGAGCTATAATAAGATGCCTTTCTAATATTGTATTTGAACATAAAGTACTTGGTAACAAACTTGATATTAGCCGTGATTGTAAAAATCAACTGAAGGTTCAATATCTTCAGCAAGAACAGGTTAAC tttgATGACAAAGAGCACATGGAAGATGCTGATCCAGAGTTAATGGAAAAATGTAGCcgtgaaattaaaaaattggaaTGTGATAAAGAAGAGAAATTTGAAGATTTAGTAGAATGTCTTAGAGAAGGATATGATGATCTTGGAAATGATTGTAAATCAATGTTATTTGGTAGAGAGAAAATTGAAGCTGTTGATAATACATTTGATGAtgaattacaaaataaatgtaaaagtgatattaataaattttgtaattctGAAAATAAAGAAAGAATTTTACCAtgtttatcaaataataaaattttacgcCTACTTCAACCACAATGTCAAAAAGTTGTTAGAGAAAGGCTTATGGAACAATCTAGAGATATACGTCTCAATCCAGCATTGATGGAAGCCTGTCAAACTGATGCACAAGCATATTGTCCAGACcactttaaattaattaataatccAAGATATTCTCAACAAGAACTACAATTAATACTTGTTACATGTCTTAgagaaaattatatatctaaAGTAGTACATTTATCACAACCATGTAAAAATGAAGTTAGTAATCTTATTTTAGAATCTGAATTTGATATTGCATTAGATCCAGCATTATATAAAgcatgtaaaaaaattattaaccaACATTGTGCAGGTTCTATAATTGAAAAGAATGGAAAATTCGATACTGTTTTAGAATGTCTCAAAGCTGATTTTTATGGTGGAGctataaaagataaagaaTGTGGTGCACAAATAGCTAGAAGAGCAGAAGAAAGTATTGTTGATATCAATTTAGATCCTATACTTCATCAAGCCTGTGATACAGATATTCGTAGATATTGTAGAGATACACCACCAGGAGATTCACGTATCATAACATGCCTTTTAGATACTCTTGAAGTACCAAGAATTAAGTTATCTACTGATTGtaaattaaagttaattGAACGTAAGAAACTTTGGAGTGTAGCACATGATGATTATAAAATGTCAGTTCCTGAAACATGGCTTGATTTATTACTTGTTGTTGattcaataaataatcatCCTCAAAgaaattcaattttttcattctttggaatttttattctcataattttaattattggaTGTTGCTGTGGTCGTTGCACAAAACGTACTCATTTAGAAATGAAAAAccgataa
- a CDS encoding AVL9/DENND6 domain family-containing protein — protein MGKENEKKPWERFHKWIHSICVVKFDLEIGQIIEFIYPGDTYLSKEESTSICYMSMPDSHSPVSQETSYHFRLHKTFDRDTHTHQLFIKNCPQALSTNSQFLYGYVVFRQQKDINIKRGYYQKSVVILAPYPLHIFYYNIVKIISNAFFEFGELAIESACKQLDDWPAPEPGAILKLGLLNNTIHCRIPKSNDIEQRYNLLSPIHENEEISEIKLHTMHEFNLYKYLRSIASNLNALWEIVLTGDPLIVMAPSPAICAPLTEALVSLIHPLQYSGDYRPYFTIHDPDFALFTNSSQIPCIILGVTNPYFNKAMQHFPHLLRLGDINVENKIESKKKKNNVKLKTLDTKLGFFSSSKFFLNNDNSLIKKLTKTGNRPDDAQHVIIRKHFTELTECFMFPFERYLLSLMPLRKDISIFNPIPKINNFNVEDFLQSLTQHKNPLKAYGVQKDISQLYRRFINTQTFKNWFSKRCEDINLQLVEAYHDIMKNINISTLNLSKHNHVEVVDLVMKISNRFRSLSSTMKEEKSQLRRQLTDIMADIDDELKSVLLSNNAFRELFDFYESDI, from the exons ATGGGgaaagaaaatgaaaaaaaaccTTGGGAAAGATTTCACAAATGGATTCATTCAATATGTGTTGTAAAATTTGACTTAGAAATTGGGCAAATAATTGAG tttatCTATCCAGGAGATACATACTTAAGCAAAGAAGAAAGTACAAGTATATGTTATATGTCAATGCCTGATTCTCATAGTCCTGTATCACAAGAAACTAGTTATCATTTTAGATTACATAAAACATTTGACAGGGATACTCATACACatcaattatttatcaaaaattgtcCACAAGCATTATCTACAAAttcacaatttttatatggaTACGTCGTTTTTCGTCaacaaaaagatattaatataaaacgtgggtattatcaaaaaagtGTTGTAATATTAGCACCATATCCtcttcatatattttattacaatattgttaaaattatttctaatgCATTTTTTGAATTTGGTGAATTAGCAATTGAAAGTG caTGTAAACAATTAGATGATTGGCCTGCTCCAGAACCAGGAgctatattaaaattaggaCTACTTAATAATACTATACATTGTCGTATACCAAAATCAAATGATATTGAACAAAggtataatttattatcaccTATTCATGAAAATGAAGAAATAtcagaaataaaattacatacAATGCATGAATTtaatctttataaatatcttcGTAGTATAGCATCTAATTTAAATGCATTATGGGAAATTGTTCTTACGGGTGATCCATTAATTGTAATGGCACCTTCTCCAGCCATTTGTGCTCCATTGACAGAAGCATTAGTTTCATTAATACATCCATTACAATATTCTGGTGACTATAGACCATATTTTACAATTCATGACCCCGACTTTGCATTATTTACTAATTCATCACAAATTCCATGCATAATATTAGGAGTCACAAAtccatattttaataaagctATGCAACATTTTCCTCACCTTCTTCGTTTAGGTGATATTAatgttgaaaataaaatagaaagtaaaaagaaaaagaataatgttaaattaaaaacactTGATACAAAATTAggatttttttcatcatcaaaattttttctcaataatgataatagtttaataaaaaaattaacaaaaacaGGAAATCGTCCTGATGATGCACAACATGTTATTATAAGAAAACATTTTACCGAACTTACAGAATGTTTTATGTTCCCTTTTGAAAg gtaTTTATTATCACTAATGCCTCTTAGAAAagatatttcaatttttaatcccataccaaaaataaataattttaatgttgaAGATTTTCTTCAAAGTCTCACTCAACATAAAAATCCTTTAAAAGCGTACGGTGTACAAAAAGATATATCACAATTATATCGTCGCTTCATAAATACgcaaacatttaaaaattggttCAGTAAAAGATGTGAAGATATTAACCTTCAATTGGTTGAGGCATATCATgatattatgaaaaatattaatatatcaacATTAAATCTTTCAAAACATAATCATGTTGAAGTTGTTGATTTAGTTATGAAAATAAGTAATCGTTTTAGATCCCTATCATCAACGATGAAAGAGGAAAAGTCACAATTAAGAAGGCAATTGACAGACATTATGGCAGATATTGATGATGAACTTAAATCTGTTCTTTTAAGTAA
- a CDS encoding Protein FEV: protein MNISSNTFINDCKKEENNISPTTLYPFVSTITQSSPTNLIVSPNSHPTDSLLACSTTLQKFCSNNSSLDRNRHTIDNSSFSHVDLTKYPVEVYNRLLTTCLQINVGGQIQLWQFILELLGNDHIFSYCISWEGGHGEFKLHDPDEVAKKWGERKGKPNMNYDKLSRALRYYYDKSIMTKVHGKRYCYKFNFPGLVTACQCSPNFSGNINPLIQAESILQRYTAGFQRNDVILPSMTTNSLTHNLSSYQNKSPYQNFLSRSIITNTLHPNSLANNEQLSGISGTFSQYPSTIVSSSSTNINSFRDKESIRAYWAPHPKGDNKKKVFLGDNNNTRFNSSLTSESNNMANNVNHHINTFNTSYSMYPNNNSYINHSYPMMASNTMFSNSSHLSTQLPFDFRRQYMENMNFPMNVNITLHHQQQNQHLRQQHQIQNHDQ, encoded by the exons ATGa atattagtagtaatacatttataaatgattGTAAGAAGGAGGAGAATAATATATCACCAACAACATTATATCCTTTTGTTTCAACAATTACACAATCATCACCaacaaatttaattgtttcaCCAAATTCACATCCAACAGATTCATTGTTAGCATGTTCAACAactttacaaaaattttgtagTAATAATTCTTCTTTGGATAGAAATCGTCATACTATTGATAATAGTTCATTTAGTCATGTggatttaacaaaatatccAGTTGaag tttataATCGGTTATTAACTACATGTCTTCAGATAAATGTTGGTGGTCAAATACAACTATGGCAATTTATACTTGAATTATTAGGTAATGatcatatttttagttattgtATCTCTTGGGAAGGTGGACATGGAGAATTTAAACTTCATGATCCAGATGAAGTAGCAAAAAAATGGGGAGAACGCAAAGGTAAACCAAATATGAATTATGATAAACTTAGTAGAGCTTTACGATATTACTatgataaaagtataatgACAAAAGTTCATGGTAAAAgatattgttataaatttaattttcccGGTCTTGTTACTGCATGTCAATGCAGTCCAAATTTTTCAGGAAATATTAATCCTTTAATTCAAGCTGAATCAATTCTTCAAAGATATACAGCTG gtTTTCAAAGGAATGATGTTATATTACCAAGTATGACAACAAATAGTCTTACTCATAATTTATCttcttatcaaaataaatcaccttatcaaaattttctatCAAGATCAATTATTACAAATACATTACATCCAAATTCTTTAGCAAATAATGAACAATTATCTGGTATATCAGGTACTTTTTCACAATATCCTTCAACAATTGtttcatcatcatcaacAAACATAAATTCATTTCGTGACAAAGAATCTATTAGAGCTTATTGGGCACCACATCCAAAAggtgataataaaaaaaaagtatttttaggtgataataataatactagATTTAATTCATCATTGACAAGTGAAAGTAACAATATGGCTAATAATGTTAATCATCAcataaatacatttaatacTTCTTATTCTATGTATccaaataataattcataTATTAACCATTCATATCCAATGATGGCATCTAATACAATGTTTTCAAATTCATCACATCTTTCCACCCAATTACCATTTGACTTTAGAAGACAATACATGGAAAATATGAATTTTCCTATGAATGTTAATATTACATTACATCATCAACAACAAAATCAACATCTTCGACAACAACATCAAATACAAAATCACGACCAATAA